A region of the Lucilia cuprina isolate Lc7/37 chromosome X, ASM2204524v1, whole genome shotgun sequence genome:
taataaaaattgtgaTATAAAACCTAAGGACTGCCTAGATgatataacaaatgtatttatttattttgcacacaaaaaatattattaaatttggtttctttccataggatacctaaattcgaatacttatgagaggcACATATTTGTGTCTCGCTCATTTAATGCTAGACTATTGTACTTTTCTGAGTACTTTTTGGTATCGAAAAATACCGCGGTGCTACCACgacattttaaatagtttttttatattataaatatttgcctTGGAGAACTTGAAATTATATgatttacaaaacaataaattgcattttaaaatgtcataattggtataatttcacaattttaattaatattaactaaaatCAACGATGTTAGGTACAgcaatgttaattaaaattgtgaaattataccaattatgacattttaaaatacaacttttatatttataacttgtattttttatttatgctgtattttttatttgtgggCAAAATAGTAGAGCATTCTGCATTGATTAAAGTAATAGTAGTCGGACggggaaaataatttttacaggACCAGTGTCATTAACTGTCAGCTTCTAATAAATTGAACCCTTTTGGTTGTATCATTAAAAGAATATTATCATTCCGACATAGTCATTcgaattttgctttaaatattttggtcaagttattcgatttaaaaataacttgtaTTTACGGCGCTAAAGCCCGATTTTATCAGCTTcctacaaattaatttttttataacaaaatcatTTGTGACAAATTAAGTGcagttatttaaaacataaaaaaattactgaaaattACGTTATCTCAATTAGGTTACTCTTTAAGTAAATGAGTATATAAGTGTATGTTTATTGTAAATGCGTAtgccaataaataaaataaatttcttggtgcaaaataaaagtgatattCATTTCAATGTTTAACATTTAGAAGATTCCTTTGGGAAGGGTTTAAAACAAATTCCTTTGAATCTGTTAAAGATTCcatacttaatttttatttgttttaattcacTAACTTCCATGTGCAATGATAGAAGTAAACAACAGTTTATTAAGCTCTTTCTCTTGTATATAAACATTTCACTTCGTTTTAAATTTGGCAACATTGTATATATCTAATGAACAAATTAAGGAATTCACTTTCAATCGTAAAAAAATTCTGGTATATGTACGAACATTTTATATCATCATTATGAGTAattgcttaatttaaaaatatctactAAAACAAAGTCATTGACTCGTGTAATGCCCATATGTTTTACGACTGTTATTTCTTGAGCATAgtgtcgaaaaaaaatttatgtgtaGCAAATCGCACATAGTACATTGATACTGATTTCAGATATGAACACCATATCATTTATCAgaacttttatataatttgaccGTTCCATCTTTAATTTGGATACATAGAAATCGCAAATACATATTTGCAAACGTATTTCATTATAAATCACAATATCAAGTTCTAAGCGTTGCCCAGTTCTCAttacatttgtaaattttttttttttaatatttaacatgaTTTACAATATTTCCAGTTTTGATAAATATTACCGTCTCTTTTTGTGGATCTTTTGAATTTTACGTCGTTTTAGAATCATATCATATAGAGCTTCAAGTCCTTCTTGTAATCCTTCGCCTGTAATAGCACATGCAGGTTGTATATACCAACCCTTGTATTGGGTTGAAATGTTGCTAGCATTACTGCATGACTTTTGTAATATTGcagaattatttatatttgatgTTGTGGCAGATGGTGTCAATTTAGAAATATTGTCATTATGATGGCTAGTATTATTGGTAATGTTACAGCTGCTGGGTATATTGGATGAGGTTGGAGTACATACTAGTGAGGAGGGAGAAGACTGGTGAGTTACTAAATTTGTCTGTAATTCGTGCGTAACTAGCGACTTTTGCGAAGTATGTTGTTGATTTGATttaagttgctgttgttgttgataatgATAGGAGTCTAGTAGTGAAGTcgatgaataattttttaatgaggGCGCTTTATTTTGCATATCAGTAATTACGCGGGTGCTTTGTTGATTGGATGGTGACGATGAAGACAGCTTTGAATTGATAACGGAAGAAGATGTATTTCCAACACCTATTTCCCCATAACCGTAGTCTTCTTCGTTTTCAGTTTCTATGGCTTTCGTAGAAGCTACAATATTGCCAGTGGAAGAGGAACACGTTTTTAGAACCGAACTTATATTGATAGAATTTGGTGTAAGCAGTTCGTGTAATCCTAGCAGCTTCTCCAGTTCTTTAGGTTCGCGAGCACCAGGTAAGTCTTGTTTATTAGCCAATATTAGGACCGGAACACCCTGAAAGCACAACacaaaatattatgtaatttttgcattaataacttttttattataatgttatATTTTGCACTTTCTTAACATTAATCATttgttacttttatattttttaaaattacatagttcgaattaaataaataaattatttataccacagatatttaaaaaaacgtgCAGTTTTAACCATACATAAGATATGTTAAAACGCATTATTATTTGTAAGAAGAGTACATAAGATTCCCATTCCGCTTGTAACTTCTATCATACATATACAGACatggaaaaaatgtatttcaataTGGAaacttttggattttttatttggaaaacatatattttacttatttatttcatttatttgtaatacAAAGCCTACAGATgccaaaatattgatattacACAGCAAATAATGCCTGAGatcatataaaaagtttataaaaactataatatataaataaaataaatatataaatctaaaagttagttagttagtttgaaaggaggatgtacatatatacatcaaatccgaagaaatacacctagacctctATGGGGCCTGTTTTGCGcttcttaaccagtgcctcaggtggaaatcgaactcaccacctccggtctaccagactagaacccTAACCACAaactaccggaggccacattatttaaaaaattctacttGGGAAAAGCTATGTTGTAAAAAATTcgggatttttttatttaaattttgttcagtCTTGGATAAAAAATGGTGTATTTTATAGATAAGAAAACCTGATTACTTCGTGGGAAAATATGATATTCAGTAATATAATACtgataacaaataaattataatgtgCTAAAATTTTTCTGGAGATCATGAGCATCATTGTAATGGAGAGGATGGGCAAATTGTTGTTAAGTACCTGTAACaagaaaaatcatttaaactcaaaaataatataaggagaccttgtgaaaataaaaactgtCTATATCTGCTGATTATCCTATAGCCCTTTATTAATGGAGGCATATCAATTGCTCTAAAAGGATTTTAAGGGTAACTGTGAATGCTATATTATCCCAAATGGCCtgaaaattattactttaaGCAAAATTACAGATTACAAtatctaaaataataatattcacGCAAATTTCAAGTTGAGGAAATATTTTGACATCATGGTGTAGAGAACAGGATGACAAAATAGTATTTTGAAGATCGAAGATAATAGGGGTTCTTTAGTAATGATACAAAAATATACTGAAAGAGTCCAAAAGTTAAAGAATTCATTCCgtaattttggtattttttcaaaataaaggtAAAATAAACAAGGAATGTTCTGTCCAAAGCCATGCTTATTATTagagcaattaaaaaaataaatgttggaTATTGAGGCTATCGACTGTCCGAATTAGTAATTATTCAAAACACTGCCTTGGTCAATGTTTGCTTTAAATCTTAAGTCTTCTCATATACACCTATTTTTTGTCCAAgcctaaaataaattaaaatttaaaaatcccagaatttttaaatgcattgatttactttcgtaaaaatcatatatttaatttaaaaaatgttttcccaaataaaaaaatggaaaattttccaaTTCTAAGTATTTTTTGaccatgtgtatatgta
Encoded here:
- the LOC111675074 gene encoding ADP-ribosylation factor-like protein 4A; this encodes MGTTMGKNGHFLDALPSQGTLHVVMLGLDSAGKTTALYRLKFDQYLNTVPTIGFNCEKVQGMVGKAKGVQFLVWDVGGQEKLRPLWRSYTRCTDGILFVVDSVDVERMEEAKMELMRTAKCPDNQGVPVLILANKQDLPGAREPKELEKLLGLHELLTPNSINISSVLKTCSSSTGNIVASTKAIETENEEDYGYGEIGVGNTSSSVINSKLSSSSPSNQQSTRVITDMQNKAPSLKNYSSTSLLDSYHYQQQQQLKSNQQHTSQKSLVTHELQTNLVTHQSSPSSLVCTPTSSNIPSSCNITNNTSHHNDNISKLTPSATTSNINNSAILQKSCSNASNISTQYKGWYIQPACAITGEGLQEGLEALYDMILKRRKIQKIHKKRR